A window of Candidatus Methylomirabilota bacterium contains these coding sequences:
- a CDS encoding rhomboid family intramembrane serine protease translates to MIPLKDNIPSSRAPVVTLALIGANILVYINQMMRTPQEVVAFIRLYGLTPLEISSGDSLASHPVPLYATIVTSMFVHGGLFHLGGNMLYLWIFGDNVEDRMGRLKFIMFYLLSGLGAAAAQVWADPGSKIPMIGASGAISGVLAAYLFLFPRARVLTLIPLGLFLQVAEIPALVVLGFWIVIQVLNGLMTLGGQAGGVAWLAHVGGFVAGLVMVIPFAGWRRRPQWRDQLL, encoded by the coding sequence ATGATTCCGCTCAAAGATAACATCCCGTCCTCTCGCGCCCCGGTGGTGACGCTTGCGCTTATCGGTGCGAATATCCTTGTATACATCAATCAGATGATGCGTACGCCACAGGAGGTAGTCGCGTTTATCCGCCTCTATGGTCTCACCCCATTGGAGATCAGCAGCGGCGATTCGTTGGCCTCGCATCCGGTCCCCCTGTATGCCACCATCGTGACGTCGATGTTTGTGCACGGTGGCCTGTTCCATCTTGGCGGCAATATGCTCTATCTGTGGATCTTCGGCGATAACGTCGAAGACAGGATGGGGCGGCTCAAATTTATCATGTTTTATCTGCTCTCCGGCCTTGGGGCCGCCGCTGCCCAGGTCTGGGCCGATCCCGGATCTAAAATTCCGATGATCGGCGCCAGCGGGGCGATCTCCGGTGTTCTTGCGGCCTATCTCTTCCTCTTTCCCCGCGCCCGGGTGCTCACGCTGATTCCGCTCGGCTTGTTCTTGCAGGTTGCCGAGATCCCGGCGTTGGTGGTCCTGGGATTCTGGATCGTCATCCAGGTGCTGAACGGTCTCATGACGCTGGGGGGGCAGGCGGGAGGTGTGGCGTGGCTTGCCCACGTCGGTGGGTTTGTGGCGGGTCTTGTCATGGTGATCCCCTTTGCCGGATGGCGCCGACGGCCCCAGTGGAGGGATCAGCTTTTGTGA